In the genome of Variovorax sp. PAMC26660, the window TGCACCGCTTTTCGCCGGAGCGCTATCCAAGGCCCGCGGCGCCGGCGAAGCCGGGACAGTTCAGGGGGATCGCGGTCGTCGCATCCGGCGGATGAAGCGGGCATGTCTGAAGAAAACGAGGGTCGAAGCACGAATTTCGAACTTTGAATGCGCGGGGCGCCACCACAGAATTTCAAAGCCTTTTCTTCTTTCATTCAACCTTCCAAAGCTCTCATCGCCATGACCATTCCCAACACAGACCGCCTGGTTCCGCCCGCTCTCTCGGTGCTGCGCATTGTCTCGGCCTACCTGCTGATCCAGCACGGCTCGGCCAAACTCTTCGGCTTTCCGCACGTGGCGTTCTTCGACAACCTCCAACTCGTCTCGCTGCTGGGCGCGGCGGGCGTGCTGGAGTTCTTCGGCGGCATCCTGCTGCTGATCGGCCTGTTCACGCGGCCGGTCGCGTTTGTGCTCTCGGGCCAGCTGGCCTTCGCGTACTTCATCGGCCATGCGTCCAAGGGCTTCGTGCTGACGCCTTCGCTCAACCAGGGAGAGGCGGCAGTGCTGTTCTCGTTCGTCTTCCTGTTCATCGCCGCCGCCGGTGCAGGCCCCTGGAGCATCGATGCCTGGCGTCGGCGACCGGTGCATGCACCAACGCCCGCCGACGCAGCCGCATAAGCCTGCGATCAGGCACCGTCGTGCGCGCCGCCTGCATATCGACCCACGCTTTCCTTCCTTGTCCGCAGCTTTACGCTGCATTCACAAAATTCCCGGCTTCCTGAGCCGCAGGTCAGGTGCCCTGCAGGTGCGAGACATAGACTTTTTTCGAGGGAGTCTTCGTCGCGACATCTTCATTGCGGACCGGACCCATGAATGAAATCAACCTTCAACTCTTTCATTGGATAGTGGCAGGTGAGGACCCGGGCTCGTGGGCACTCCTCACGGGTTGCGTGGTTGCCGTGTGGGGCGGCCCTTTGTGCGCCGCAGTGCTTTGCTGGGCCGCATTCGCGAAGCCTTCGGATCGGGCCTACATATTGACGGTGGCCATGGCTGCGATCGGGGTCTCGGTCATCTCGCACTTCATTGCGGCCGGCATCGGCTTCCAGCGTCCCTTCGCACAAGGCCTCGTGCCTGGGTACATCTTGCACACTGCCGATGGCTCGATGCCTTCCACACATGCCAGCGTGATGTTCTTCATCACGTTCGCCTTCATGGCGCGGGCCTCGCTTCGCCGGACGGCCTGGGTGTTCGGCTTGCTAGCCGTTGCCACGGGCTGGGCGCGCATCTACGTCGGCGTGCACTTCCCGGCGGATATTGCGTTCGGCATTGCGCTCGGCGCATTTCTATCGTGTCCGTTCGTCATCACCCAAAGGGCACGCCTTCGACACGTGCAGGTTCGCGGGACTGCCCGGCACCTCGTGAGGGAAGGGCGTGTGTCGAATCCCTTGGGGCGCAGCGCTGAGTAGACCCGGCTCGCGACGATGCAAGCGAGGAGCGAGTCCCCCGCCTGCTTTGCGTGCTTTGTCTTCCGGCCGTCACGGTGTGCAGGTGAAGCTGGCCGCAGCGTTGACGTCCCCCGTGCCGTTGTAGCGCGGATACTTCGGCGCCTCGCAGACCGGCATCGTCCGGGCCGTGGCGCCGGCCATGAACTTGTAGGTCAACTGATCCGGTGCCTTGCCGCTCTCCACCCAGTCGATGATGGCGCCGAGCCAGTCGACCTCCGCGAGATTGGCTCCCGCCCCGTGGGTCGACGCGGGAACGATGAACATGCGCGCGTTGCTGCGAGGGTCGGCCAGCCCCATCCCCTTGGCGGAATGGGTCATGGTGGCGAAGTTGCGGGCGTGATCGTTGACCGACAGCAACGGGTCCCCGGCGTCGTGCCATGAAAGCAGCTTGTGGCCCGACGCCACGTAGGCCGCGATGGCGTTCTTGTCGTGGTCGGCGCCCAGGCGCAGAAGGCCACTGCTGAAGAGGTAGTAGTCGCGGTTGATGTCGAAGCTCGCCAGGTTGGGAGCCAGCGCCGTGCCCGGTGGCGGGGCACCGAACCACAGGGGATCGTTCGTTGCCAGGAACGCAAAGCCGCCGCCCAGGCCGCCATAGCTGGTCACGCCCAGCGCCGGCACGCTGGGAATGGTGGACGCAGGCGCGAAGTTGGTCCAGCTGTAGCTGCTGTAGGCGGTAGCGCCGGTGCTCAGCGTCAGGTTGCCGAGCAGGCCCGCAAGCGTGGGAACCTGCGCAGCCGACAGGCACAGCGTGGGGTCGGCATTCGCACCGGGTTGGCCGCATTGCAGCGACGCGGCTGGCAAGGTGCACGCGCCAGGGTTCGCAAGGTAGCCATCGGTTGCGCCGTCGCTTGCGTCGCAGGCCGCCACGGCCGCCGTGTAGGCGGCGGCGTACTGGGCCGGGCCGATCTCTGCCGGCGTGGCCGCCTTGGCGGCCGTGTTCATCAGGCCGGTGACGGCCCCGCCCATGTCCATGGTTTCACAGCCGGCGACGATGCCGTCGAATTCATCGGGCCAGCGCTGTGCGGCGATGTAGGCGTTGCGGCCACCGTTGGAACAACCGTTGAAATAGCTGCGGCTCGGTGCCTTGCCGAAGAAGGCCTTGGCGACGGCCTTGCCGAAGCGCAGCGTGGTGCCGCCGGCGGCGTAGGCATAGTCGATGGCCGACTGCTGGCCTTCGGGTGTGCCGCTCACCCACACGCCCGGTGCGGCCTGCGCAGGGACGCTGGCCCGGTTGCCACCGTTGGAGGCCGCATACACCGCGCCTTTGAGTGCGAGCGTGGCATCGACTGCCATCACGGCGCCGCCCGTGTCCATCGTCACCGCCGAGGGGATGCGTCCGTCGAAACCGCCACCGCCTTGCTGCCAGTAGCGACCGGTCCAGTTGTCCGGCACGTCGATCTCGATGTCGAGGAACGGTGCGCGCGTGCCGAGCAGCTGGCAGAAGCCCGATGCGTAGAGCGGCGCCTTGGCCTCGAAGCGGGTGGTCTTCGTGATCGACACACCCTCGATGACCTGCCCGTTGAGCGTGTTGCATGTGCTCTTGAGCTGCTCGGCCGTGGGTCCCGCAGTTGGTGGTGCCGGGGGGGCCGGCGCAGGGGCGGGCGCGGGCGGCAGGATCGGAAGGAAGCCGCCGCCACCGTTGCCACCACCTCCGCAGGCTGCGAGCACGGCGCACAGCCCGCTCGCTGCCACCCAAGCGCTTGCGCGCAAGACGGCCCTGGTGGTGAACACGGGAAGGACGCTGGGCGTGCGTGCCATGCGGATGCCGAAGCCCATCGATGCAGGGTGCTCCTGCAGCTTGTCTCTGCTTGTCATGCGGGCATCGTAGGCAAGGCTTTTTATATTCGGAAATACCTTTTTCAGCTGGTTTTTCATACGCTGCAGATATCGATGCGCTTCGCCATCCCCGCTGGTTCGTCGCGGTTTTCCGAGGAGATCGCCTCCACGCGCACCCGTTGGCGATTCTCATGTTCATCTATCGGACAAACCCATGGCCTCGAAAGAGAGGTGCGCGAACAATCTGCCCGACAGACGCCACCCAAGCTCGAAAGACCATGTTCTTCTACTTCCCCGAAAACTACCGCTGGTCTCTTGCCGTGCTCCGCGCCATCGCCGCAGGCGGACTGTTCGGAGAGATCGACTGGGCATGTTCCCGTCTGCGGGAGGCTGCGCGCGTGCAGCCCTCCGGCGATGTCGAGGCCTGGCATCGCACATGGGGAGAGCTGGGGCGCCAGTTGGAGCAATCTGCGGCCGACGCGCTTGCCCGTGGCCACCGCGTGAGTGCCAGCGACTTCTCCTTGCGCGCCTCGGTCTATCACCAGTGGGCCGAAGGGCTGCTGGACCCGGACGACCCTCGCGCCGAGCAGGCCTATGCCAGGCACCTGTCCTGCTTCGCGACCTTCGCGCAGCATCGCGATCCCGCCATCGAGTTGGTCGACATTCCCTTCGAAGGCAGCGTGATCCCGGCCTACCTCGTACCCGCCGTGGGCCGTCGCGGCCCGGGACCGGTGGCGCTTCTGTCGGATGGCCTGGACGCGAACAAGGAAGAGATGTTCTACGTGGCGTTGAATCTCGCGCGCCGCGGCATCACCACGCTCGCCTTCGACGGTCCGGGCCAGGGTTCGGCCTTGCGCGTGCACGGACTCACCGCACGCCACGATTTCGAGAAACCGGTGACGGCCTGCGTCGATTGGCTGCTGCAGCGCCCGGAAGTGGACGCTGCACGCATCGGACTGGTGGCGGCCAGTTGGGGTGGCTACTACGCACCGCGCGCCGTCGCATTCGAGAAACGGATCAAGGCCTGCGCGGTGATGGGCGCGGTCTTCGACACCCATGCGTGCATGGTGCGGCGTGTCGGCTACGTGCCGGGGCAGGGCGCCACCCAGTTGGGCAACAACGCGCCGCTGGGTACCACCGGCAAGCAGATTCTGCGAATACTCGGCGTGCCGGACTGGGAAAGCGCATTCCGCAAGCTGGAGAGTTTCCGCCTGGAAGGCGTGGCCGACCGCATCGAGTGCGATCTGTTCATCGTGCACGGCGCCAACGACCGGCACGCACCGCCTTCGGAAGCGCAGCGACTGCTGGAGGCGGTGAGTTCGCGCCACAAGCAACTGCGCGTGTTCACCGAGGAGGAGGGCGGTGCAGCCCATGTGAACCTCGACCGGCCGGAGCCGGCACTGAGCCTCGTTTGCGACTGGATGGCCGAGCGCCTGCAGGAGAAAAAGCCATGAGCACTTCCGAATCTTCCTGGATCGGCCGCGAGGTGCAAGGCGATGTGGCCACCATCCGGCTGCGGCGCCCAGAGGCCGGCAACCGATTGACCAACACCATGGCACTGGCATTGGCCGAAGCGCTGGATGCCGTGCGCGAGAGCCGCGTGATCGTGCTGGGCGCGGAAGGTGCGGACTTCTGCCTCGGCCGAGACATGGCGCCCCCGCCGCCCGGTGCCGGGGTCAATGCAGCGGACGTGCTGCGCGATGACGCGGGGCCGATTCAGGCGCTGTACGAAGCGTTCGGCCGCTGCCGCGCACCCGTGCTCGGTCTGGTGGCCGGACGCGCCTGGGGCATCGGCCTGGTGCTGGCCGCCCGGTGCGACCTCACGCTGTGCGAGGAAGGCAGCAGCTTCGCGTTGCGCGAACTCGAACGCGGCATTCCGCCATGCATCGCCATGGCCCCGCTGCTGGACCGGATGCCGGCCAAGGCGCTGGCGCATCTGGTCTTCGGCGCGGAGCCCATCGGCGCTCGCGAGGCGTTGGCCGCGGGGATCGTGGGTCGGATCGTCGAGAGCGGGCGCCTGCAGGCGGAAGGCGATGCGCTGGTGCAGCGCCTGCTGTCCTTCCCCGCGCCAGCCGTGCAGGCGGTCAAGCAGTTCCTGGCGACCGCACCGCGTCACTATGAATCCAATGCGGTGCTTTACGGGGCGGGCCTGCTGGCCAACGTGCTGGGCTCGTGCTGAACGGCGGCGCCGAAGCGGCGCGCCCGGGGAACATAACAAGGAGACATCGCCATGCGCCTCTCATTTCTTGCGCCTCTTCTCGCGCCTCTGGCCGCAGCCTTCGCACTCGCGAGCGCATGCACCACCGCCGTGTCCGCCACCTTCCCGGAAAAGCCGATCCGCATCATCGTCGGGTTCCCGGCCGGAAGCACCGGCGACCTGATCGCACGCGTTCTCGGTCCGCGCATGACACAAGGCCTCGGGCAACCCGTGATTGTCGAGAACCGGCCAGGCGCGGGCAGCAGCATCGCCGCCGAAGCCGTGGCCCATGCCGCGCCGGACGGCTACACGCTGCTGCTGAGCACCACCGCGAATGTCATCAACACCAGCCTGTACCCGAATCTCCGGTTCAGCTTCACGAAAGACCTGACGCCGGTCACGCTGCTCGCCGAGGCGCCTGCGTTGCTGATCGCCCGCGCCGACCTGCCCAGCCGCACCGTCAAGGAGTTGGTCGCTGCGGCAGCGGATGCACCCGGCAAGTTCAGCTACGGCTCGTCGGGCAACGGCACCTTCACCCATCTGTATGGCGAGCTGTTCAACCAGGTGGCCCAGGTGCGCCTGACCCACGTGCCCTACAAGGGCGGTGCGCAGGCACTCACCGATGTCATGGCCGGCCGGGTGGACCTGGCCTTCACGCCGGCGGCGCCGGTGCTGGCGCAGGTCAACGCCGGACGGGTCAAGGCGCTGGCGGTCATCGGCCGGCAGCGCATCGCAACGCTGCCGCAGGTGCCGACCTTTGCGCAATCGGGCATCGCCGATTTCGACTCGGCGCTCTGGTTCGGCCTGCATGCGCCTGCGGGCACGCCGGGCGTCGTGGTCGAGCGACTGTCTTCCGAATTGCAGAAGGTGCTGGCCGACCCTGAAGTCCGCCGGCAGTTGAACGACCAGACCGTCGAGGCCATCGGCGGCACGCCGTCCCAGTTCGCGGGCATCATCGCGAACGAGTCGGCGAAATGGGGCAGGGTCATCGGTACCGCAGGCATCAAGATCGACTGAAGCAGCACGCGCGCACACGCACACAGGCAAAGGAGAACGCACATGAGTCTGGGCCACGAGATCCGGGGCAGCGGCCCCCAGCGGGTGATGGTCGCGCATGGCTGGTTCGGCGACCATGGCATATGGGCGCCGATCTATCCGCTGCTGGACGAGGAGAGGTTCACATATGTCTTCCCCGACTACCGCGGCTACGGTGCCTCCCGCACCATCCAGGGCGAGCACACCATCGCGGAGATTGCCGCCGACATGCTCGGGCTGGCCGACCGGTTGGGGTGGGAGCGCTTTGCCTTGCTCGGCCACTCCATGGGGGGCATGGTGGTGCAGCGCATTGCAATCGATGCACCCGACCGCATTCAGGCGGCGGTGTGCGTGACACCGGTGCCGGCCTCCGGCGTGCCGCTGCCTGAAGAAGTCGCGGCGGTGTTTGCGTCCGCAGGCCAGAGCGATCAGGCGGCGCTGGGCGTGATCGAGACTTCGCTGGGCTCGCGCCTGACGCCTGCCCTGGCCCGGTCGATCCTGGCCCACCAACGCAGCACGGCCGACACGGTGGCCTTCGAGAACTACTTTCACGCCTTCTCGAAAACCGATTTCTCCGACAAGGCCGCAGCACTGCGTGCGCCGCTGCTGGTGCTGGTGGGGGAGCACGACGCGGGCGTGTCGTCGGACTTTGTGCAAGCCACCTTTCCCCGCATGTACCCGCATGCACAGATCGAGCTGCTGCCGAACAGCGGCCACTACCCGATGCTCGAAACGCCGGCCTACCTCGTGACGCGAATCGAAGCGTTCCTGCGGCAGCACGGCGGCGGCTGAAGAGGCGGCTGCTGTCGCTGTCTCAGGCCTTCCGCTTGCGCAGCAGGATCTCGACCGACTGCGTGGCACTGCGCAGCATGTCGGCCACCTGGGCAATGCGTCGCTGGCTCAGGCGCTGCGACAGGGCCGCGACGCTCAGTGCGCCCACGGCTTGCCCCATCGAATCCCTGAAGGGCACGCCGACCGCCTTGACGCCCAGGCTCACGCGGTTCTGGATCACCGCGGCACCCAGCGCGCGTGCCTGCACACAGGCTTCCGCCAGATCCTGCGTCGACAATTTCCCGAAGGCAGAGAGGCTCGGGCCGACCCGCTCGATGATGTCCGCGCGCTCTTCGTCGTCGATGGCCGAAAGGATCGCCAGTCCTCCCGCGCCCACGCCCAGCGGCCTTCGGCTGCCGACCTCCAGCACCAGCGCGCGGATGGGAAACGCGCCCTCGCGGCGATGCATGCAGACCGCATCGAAACTGCTGCGCACGACAAGGTAGACGGTATCGCCCGTCTCTCGCGCCAGCGTGTCCATCGCGGGCTCGCACAGGTCGCGGATGTCGTGCATGGTCGAGCTGGCCACGCCCAGCTCGAACGCCAGCGGGCCGAGCTTGTAGCGCCGCAGCTCGTCGTTGAAGACTGCCAGCCGCTCCGCTGCCAACTGGCCCAGGATGCGGTGTACCGAGGGATGCGGGATCTTCGATTTCTCGGACAACTCGGTCAGCGCCAGTCCGCGCGGGCCTGCAGTGGCCAGCAATTTGAGAATTACCACGCCTCGTTTCAGCGAGCCTGCATCGGAGGGCGTTTTCATGTTCGATTGATGGACAAACGACTGGTTTGAAGCGACTCATTAGAAAACAATTCCCGCTGGAGCCATAGCGATGCCCCGTCTATCGGACAGCACTCGTTCAAAGCAGAAGGGCTCGCACGTGGAACGCAACGACCAAGGGCATTCATTCATGAAGAAACGAGCGCATCGCGGGAGATTTCAATGAGCACGGCACAGGACGGCGCTTGCGCGCTGCAAGGCAAGGTCGCCATCGTCACCGGGGGAAGCAGCGGCATCGGCGCGGCCTGCGTGCGCGCATTTGCGCACGCAGGGGCCACGGTCGTCATCGGCTACAACGAAGGCGCGGCGCGTGCGCAGGCGCTGTGCGAAGAACTGCCGGGCGTCGGCCACGGCACATTGCAGATTCCGCTGACCGATGGTGCGGCGCACGCCGTAATGGCGGACATCCTGCATCGCGACTTCGGCCGCATCGACGTGCTCGTGAACTCGGCCGGCTTCACGCGGCGCATCATGCACAGTGACCTGGACGCGCTGGCGCCGGCGCTGTTCGACGACATACTCGCCGCCAACGTGGGCGGCCCCTACGCCATCACGCGTGCGCTCATGCCGCTGCTGAAAGCGTCCACCGACGCGGTCGTGGTCAACGTGTCGTCCGTGTCCGCATTCACCGGGCTGGGCAGCAACATCGCCTACTGCGCAGCCAAGGCCGCACTCGACACGATGACCGTGTCGATGGCCAGGGCCTTCGGGCCGGTGCGCTTCGTCAGCGTGTCGCCCGCAGCGGTCGACACCGATTTCGTGCAGGGCCGCAACCGCGACGAACTGCTGAAGAAGGCCGCCGCCACACCGCTCGGGCGCATCGTCACGCCGCAAGACGTGGCGCTTGCGGTGCTGGCCTGCGTGACGCATCTGCGCACGGCCACGGGCACGCGGATCGTCATCGACGGAGGGCACAGCCTGTAAAGGGCGGCTCGATACACCATGCTCGTGGAACAACGCACCTACACCACCCATCCCGGCCAGTGGCGGGCCTACCTGTCGTTGTACGAAGCCAAGGGCCTGGCCATACAGCGCCGCATCCTCGGCCGGATGGTCGGCTACTACCGCACCGAAACCGGCGCGCTCAACCAGGTGATCCACATGTGGGCCTACCTCGACATGAACGAACGCGCTGAGCGACGGGAGCTTCTGATGGCCGATGCCGGATGGAAAGCCTACGTGACGGAAATGCTCCCGCTGCTGCAGAGCCAGGAATCGAAGATCCTGATTCCGACGACCTTCTTCACACCGCAGTGGCAGGACTGACGACAAGAAAGACGGAGACCGCATGGCAGCACACATCGCGCAGGACGACACAACGCTCGGCTACCAAAGCGGGTTCGGCAACCAGTTCGCCAGCGAAGCAATCCCCGGGGCCCTGCCGGTGGGCCGCAACTCGCCGCAGCAGGCGCCGCTGGGGCTGTATGCAGAGCTGCTGTCCGGCACGGCCTTCACGGCACCGCGCAACCACAACCTGCGCACCTGGATGTACAGAAGGCGCCCCAGCGCCATGCATGAAGCCTTCGCCCGCATCGACGACGGCGGCTGGCGCAGCGGTCCGTTCACCGAAGCGGAGACACCGGCCAACCGGCTGCGCTGGAACCCCTGGCCGATGCCGGACCGAGGCGCGGATTTCATCGACGGGATGCTGACCATCGCCGGCAACGGCGATCCGCACGCGCAGGTCGGCTCGGCGGTGCACATCTATCGTTCGAACCGCTCGATGGACCGGCGTTACCTCGTGAATTCGGACGGCGAGCTGCTGATCGTGCCGCAGTCCGGCGCGTTGCTGCTCCACACGGAACTGGGGCGTCTGCACGTCGCCCCCGGCGAGATCGCGCTGGTGCCGCGCGGCATGCGGTGGCGCGTCGCGCTGCCGCAGGGCGAGGCCCGGGGCTACGTTTGCGAGAACTACGGCGCGCCTTTTCGCTTGCCCGAACTCGGGCCGATCGGATCGAACGGGCTGGCCAATGCACGCGACTTCCTCGCGCCCGTCGCGGCCTTCGAGGAAGACGCTGGCCCCGTGCGCATCGTCAACAAGTTCATGGGCCATCTCTGGGAAGGCGGGCAGGCCCACACACCGCTGGACGTGGTCGCGTGGCACGGCAACCTGACGCCCTGCAAATACGACCTGGCGCACTTCATGGCCCTCGGCACCATCAGCTTCGACCATCCCGATCCGTCGATCTACACCGTGCTGACTTCCGGCAGCGACACGCCCGGCGTCGCCAACTGCGATTTCGTGATCTTCCCGCCGCGCTGGCTCGTGGCCGAAGACACCTTTCGTCCGCCGTGGTTTCACCGCAACGTGATGAGCGAACTGATGGGGCTGGTGCGCGGCGTCTACGACGCGAAGGCCGAAGGCTTCGTGCCTGGCGGCGTGAGCCTGCACAACTGCATGCTGCCGCACGGCCCCGACGCCGCCACCTTCGAGCGTGCCAGCACCGCCGAACTCAAGCCGCATCGCCTGGACGACACCCTGGCCTTCATGTTCGAGAGCCGCCATGTGTTTCGCCCCACGGTGCAGGCGCTTTCTGCCGCCAACCTCCAGCCGGACTACGACACGGCCTGGAAGGGGTTCAAGGCCGGCAACACATAACAACGACAGGAGACAAGACAACCATGAAGACCCCGACCCGGCGCAGCTTCGTCGCCACCGCTGCTGCGCTCGCGCTGCTGCCTTCGGCGCGCGCACAGGACGGCTACCCCAGCCGCCCGATCCAGTTGAACCACGGCTTCGGCGCGGGCGGCAATGCAGACGTCGTTTCACGCCTGCTCGCCCAGAAGATGCAGGAGAAGTTGAAGCAGCCCGTGGTTGTCGAAATCAAAAGCGGGGCGGGCGGCCTGATCGCCACCGACTTCGTGGCCAAGGCCCGGCCCGACGGCTACAACATCGTCATGCTCACCGGTGCGCACACGGTGTCGGCCGTGCTGCGCAAGACGCTGCCCTACGACCCGGTGAAGGACTTCGCATTCATCTCGACCGTGACGAGCTTTCCCTTCGTCGTCGCCGTGCGTGCAGACCACCCGGCCCGCAATCTCGCCGAACTCCTCGCCACTGCGAAGCAAACGCCGGACCGGGTCACCTTCACGTCGGTCGGTGTGGGCTCGACGCAGCACATGGTCGGCGAACTGCTGGGCGTCAGCGCGGGCGTCAAGCTGCTGCACGTGCCTTATCGCGGCGGCGGCGCACCCGTGCAGGCGGTGATTGCCGGCGACGTCGATATCCTTGCGGACACCCTGACCGTTGCGACACCGCACATCCAGTCGGGCCGGCTGCGCGCACTGGCGGTCACCAGCGCGCAGCCCTGGCCGTCGATGCCGCAGGTGCCTGCCGTCGCGAGCGTGCTGAAGGGCTTCGAGATCCGGTCCTGGCTGGGACTCGCTGCGCCCCACGGTACGCCGCCGCAGGTGGTCGAACTGCTCGATCGCAGCGTGCGCCTGGTGCTTGACGATCCCGGCGTCAAGGCGATGCTGGCATCCTTGGGCAGCGAGGCCGCCCCGTCCTCTGCGGCCCAGATGAAATCGATGGTCGAGCGCGAAATCAAACGCTGGAGCGAAGTCGTCGCCCAAGCCGGGATTCCCCGGCAATGAGCGCCGATGCCAAGGCCGTGGCGCCCCTGCGCCCCATCGATGTCGTCGGGCTTTGCGGCAGCCTGCGCAGCGCATCGCTCAATGGCATGGCACTGCGCCTGGCCGGCCAGAGCATGCCGGCAGCCATGACGCTGGACGTGGTCGACTGGCGCGACATTCCGCCGTTCAACGCCGACGTGCTCGCTCATGCAATCCCCGCGCCGGTCGAGGCACTGCGCGATCGCATCCGGCGCGCGGACGCGATCCTCATTGCAACGCCGGAATACAACTTCTCGATTCCCGGCATGCTG includes:
- a CDS encoding tripartite tricarboxylate transporter substrate binding protein, whose protein sequence is MKTPTRRSFVATAAALALLPSARAQDGYPSRPIQLNHGFGAGGNADVVSRLLAQKMQEKLKQPVVVEIKSGAGGLIATDFVAKARPDGYNIVMLTGAHTVSAVLRKTLPYDPVKDFAFISTVTSFPFVVAVRADHPARNLAELLATAKQTPDRVTFTSVGVGSTQHMVGELLGVSAGVKLLHVPYRGGGAPVQAVIAGDVDILADTLTVATPHIQSGRLRALAVTSAQPWPSMPQVPAVASVLKGFEIRSWLGLAAPHGTPPQVVELLDRSVRLVLDDPGVKAMLASLGSEAAPSSAAQMKSMVEREIKRWSEVVAQAGIPRQ